In Arthrobacter citreus, a single genomic region encodes these proteins:
- a CDS encoding DUF3307 domain-containing protein — MIFLSLVLSHLLADFYFQTDKMVRNKNKYLNLHVMHHFILTLITLGLIWSLQYKFSNFAMLFLLPVISIVVLHYLIDYIKIKLLDLGKSRKYFEHFNSDLYFFIIDQILHFLTIIVICKLYFDMKFSFFINRVIEIFTNNGYQLNQINTLITLVIILILTTSVSGHIIKFLLGSMPNQLSTFEGKYLFKNERKEDVAQESPIFSKSLVEEYNYMIIKNHDLTRGKVIGYIERILVVLLTYNDAFPAIAFIVTAKSIARFKQMDDRDWAEYFLLGTLTSMLFGIAFGFILKGVIK, encoded by the coding sequence ATGATTTTTTTAAGTTTAGTTCTATCACATTTACTAGCTGATTTTTACTTTCAAACGGATAAAATGGTTCGGAATAAGAATAAATATTTAAACCTTCATGTAATGCATCACTTTATATTAACGCTAATCACACTCGGTTTAATATGGTCATTACAATATAAGTTTTCGAATTTCGCAATGCTATTTTTACTTCCAGTTATTTCAATAGTAGTACTGCATTATTTAATAGACTACATAAAGATTAAACTCTTAGATTTAGGAAAGAGTCGAAAATATTTTGAACATTTTAATAGTGATTTGTATTTTTTTATTATCGATCAAATATTGCACTTTTTAACAATTATCGTTATTTGTAAACTATATTTTGATATGAAATTTAGTTTCTTTATTAATAGAGTAATAGAGATATTTACAAATAATGGGTATCAATTAAATCAAATTAATACGTTAATAACGCTTGTCATTATTTTGATTTTAACGACAAGTGTTAGTGGTCATATTATAAAATTTCTTTTAGGAAGTATGCCAAATCAATTATCGACTTTTGAGGGGAAGTATTTATTTAAAAATGAGAGGAAAGAAGATGTCGCACAAGAAAGTCCGATTTTCTCAAAAAGCTTAGTTGAAGAATATAACTATATGATTATTAAAAACCATGATTTAACAAGAGGAAAGGTCATTGGTTATATTGAAAGGATTTTAGTAGTTTTATTAACTTATAATGATGCATTCCCAGCGATTGCATTTATCGTAACAGCGAAATCTATTGCAAGATTTAAGCAAATGGATGATCGAGATTGGGCAGAATATTTTTTACTTGGGACGTTAACATCAATGCTATTTGGAATCGCTTTTGGATTTATTTTAAAAGGTGTAATTAAATAA
- a CDS encoding (deoxy)nucleoside triphosphate pyrophosphohydrolase — MKKQVKVVGAVIRNNENQILCALRSPEMSQPNSWEFPGGKIEDGEKPEEALVREIQEELGCEIIVSELIEDVIHVYPNIMVNLITYEAKIKRGIPIANEHAKIEWKEISELKELEWAQADLPTVEKLLL; from the coding sequence TTGAAAAAACAAGTTAAAGTAGTAGGAGCCGTAATCAGAAACAATGAAAATCAAATACTATGTGCCTTACGTTCACCAGAAATGAGCCAACCAAATAGTTGGGAATTTCCAGGTGGGAAAATTGAGGATGGCGAGAAACCAGAAGAAGCTTTAGTACGAGAAATACAAGAAGAATTAGGTTGTGAAATTATAGTTTCTGAATTGATTGAAGATGTAATCCATGTGTATCCTAATATAATGGTAAATTTAATTACGTATGAAGCGAAAATAAAAAGGGGTATTCCTATAGCTAATGAGCATGCAAAAATAGAATGGAAAGAGATTTCTGAATTAAAAGAACTTGAGTGGGCGCAAGCGGATCTTCCGACTGTTGAAAAACTTCTACTATAA
- the mreC gene encoding rod shape-determining protein MreC produces the protein MKKYIFLALIVILIGSGYLFTKSSIFKNHTNNISDLLTLEKENDYLNSKMGNETALNSKNIELGVENKELKSLKERLNKENLKYNTAVAVVTQRDNESWNSFIYINKGSDDGVKINTNVITSQGLVGKVIEVSKNSSKVDLLSAANYTSYISVQPKGNNKLQGLIKGADEKTGYLKMTLFNVNDKLKNGKIIVTSGLGGIYLPDIEIGKVKDVKIDNLGLNQTAYIEPLYNLNNIEYVILLLSKK, from the coding sequence ATGAAAAAATATATATTTCTGGCTTTAATCGTTATTCTAATTGGAAGTGGCTATTTATTTACGAAAAGCAGTATATTCAAAAATCACACTAATAATATTAGTGATCTGCTTACTTTAGAAAAAGAGAATGATTACTTAAATTCAAAAATGGGAAATGAAACAGCTTTAAATTCGAAAAATATTGAATTGGGCGTAGAAAATAAAGAGTTAAAAAGTCTTAAAGAAAGACTGAATAAAGAGAATCTAAAATACAATACTGCAGTTGCAGTCGTTACACAGAGAGATAATGAAAGCTGGAATAGCTTTATTTATATTAATAAGGGTTCTGACGATGGCGTAAAAATAAATACAAATGTAATTACCTCTCAAGGGCTAGTAGGCAAAGTAATCGAAGTGTCTAAAAATAGTTCGAAAGTGGATTTATTAAGTGCGGCAAATTATACATCTTATATATCCGTTCAACCTAAAGGTAATAATAAATTACAAGGGCTAATCAAAGGTGCAGATGAGAAAACTGGGTATTTAAAAATGACTCTTTTCAATGTAAATGATAAATTGAAAAATGGAAAAATCATTGTTACCTCGGGTCTTGGTGGAATTTATTTACCAGATATTGAAATAGGTAAAGTAAAAGATGTTAAAATCGATAATTTAGGTCTAAATCAAACAGCATATATTGAGCCTTTATACAATTTAAACAATATCGAGTACGTTATTTTATTGTTAAGTAAAAAATAA
- a CDS encoding HAMP domain-containing histidine kinase, which produces MKIRTNSTLQATIRVATFNFILLAIVIGIMAPVTLIYRIHQYVLTEGEENFQRLERASWLLQVPDSTIPKKGKDVFLSTLPLSSSVLVLNNFKTKTVHAFNPLLLKHENQSPELAFKKINESKLNNFYRTTISLAVKVNTFLVKKGFFKDRDYVRVEKIGQNDYVQVLYPINSKSYNFNGIANFYTNIQLEFKPVFRSTVTTFVTTLITLIIISFIASFFAMRDIFVPLDRALKKLVVVNKGMFNERITVEKHQNDYVDDLSEQINIILHRAERAIRSQEQSAREITHQIRTPLTSIQQSVDYFRMFGFHNEKKREERLNSIESQVERIASMINKIITLSKLEEIQTENTESYDLSSFIKQYLFRNKTVYEDTTFEQSIQEEIYTFISYENILQILDSLIENAVKYSFEPKKIHIGLSSDESIIHLSVINRGVEIPKDEIEKIFEHSYRAKAVQKNYVGTGLGLAVVKRFVDLYHGDIHVTSEKNITCFIITLPNKLKEESKVD; this is translated from the coding sequence TTGAAGATTAGAACAAATTCAACCTTACAAGCTACGATTCGTGTTGCAACGTTTAATTTTATTCTCCTAGCTATTGTTATTGGTATTATGGCTCCAGTTACATTAATTTATAGGATCCACCAATACGTTCTTACTGAGGGCGAAGAAAATTTCCAACGATTAGAAAGAGCTTCATGGTTATTACAAGTACCGGATTCAACTATACCGAAAAAAGGTAAAGATGTTTTCCTTTCGACATTACCATTGTCTAGTTCAGTACTTGTTCTTAACAATTTCAAAACAAAAACGGTACATGCATTTAATCCCCTCCTTTTGAAACATGAGAATCAATCACCTGAATTGGCTTTCAAAAAAATAAACGAAAGTAAGTTGAACAATTTTTATCGAACGACCATTAGTCTAGCTGTCAAAGTGAATACGTTTTTAGTAAAGAAAGGATTTTTTAAAGATCGAGATTATGTACGTGTTGAGAAAATCGGTCAAAATGATTATGTTCAAGTACTTTATCCGATCAATTCTAAATCTTATAACTTTAATGGAATAGCAAACTTTTATACAAATATCCAACTCGAGTTTAAGCCAGTATTTCGTTCCACTGTTACAACTTTTGTGACTACTTTAATTACTCTAATTATTATTTCATTTATCGCATCTTTTTTTGCGATGAGAGATATATTTGTTCCTTTAGACCGTGCATTAAAAAAGCTGGTAGTTGTAAATAAAGGGATGTTTAATGAGCGAATAACAGTTGAAAAACATCAAAATGATTATGTTGATGATCTAAGTGAGCAAATTAATATTATTCTACATCGGGCGGAACGAGCAATTCGATCTCAGGAACAAAGTGCACGCGAAATTACACATCAAATTCGAACACCACTAACGTCTATTCAGCAATCAGTAGATTATTTCCGTATGTTTGGGTTTCATAATGAGAAAAAAAGAGAAGAAAGGTTGAACAGTATTGAATCACAAGTTGAACGAATCGCTTCAATGATTAATAAAATCATTACCTTATCTAAATTAGAAGAAATTCAAACAGAAAATACCGAAAGCTATGATTTATCGAGTTTTATTAAGCAATACTTATTTAGAAATAAAACTGTTTATGAAGATACTACTTTTGAACAGTCAATACAAGAAGAAATCTATACTTTTATTTCTTATGAAAATATCCTTCAAATATTGGACTCACTGATCGAAAATGCTGTGAAATATTCGTTTGAGCCAAAGAAAATTCATATTGGATTATCGTCAGATGAATCAATCATTCATCTCTCTGTAATAAATCGTGGAGTAGAAATACCAAAGGATGAAATCGAAAAGATATTTGAACATTCTTATCGGGCAAAAGCTGTCCAAAAAAATTATGTTGGCACTGGTTTAGGCCTAGCTGTTGTAAAAAGGTTTGTTGATTTATATCATGGTGATATCCATGTAACGAGTGAAAAGAATATCACTTGTTTTATTATTACTTTACCGAACAAGCTTAAGGAAGAAAGTAAAGTGGACTAA
- a CDS encoding response regulator transcription factor, whose translation MRLLIMDDDREIGSFLQEMLQEASFEVDFFDNAKDTYYAALENNYDLMLLDITLDSFAQYGLMCSGFDVARMITEKKSTPYMYLTARADPTDVTQGLYSGAEDYITKPYSLPILIAKIQTVLRRLGKSSMSETLSYKDLTISLTNRRVTVGQEIICPSPILYDILVYLLKNKNHPVSREELAKEVWQHEDVSDSDKNKIDVAIKRLREILPAKYIQTVRGVGYIIED comes from the coding sequence ATGCGATTGTTAATTATGGATGATGATCGGGAGATTGGCTCTTTTTTACAGGAGATGCTGCAAGAGGCTTCATTTGAAGTGGATTTTTTTGATAATGCGAAAGATACATACTATGCTGCATTAGAAAACAATTATGATCTAATGCTTTTAGATATAACGTTGGATTCATTTGCTCAATATGGTTTAATGTGCTCTGGATTTGATGTTGCGAGGATGATAACTGAAAAAAAGAGCACACCGTATATGTACTTAACTGCTAGGGCTGATCCAACAGATGTTACTCAAGGGTTGTATTCAGGTGCGGAGGATTACATCACAAAGCCTTATTCTTTACCAATATTAATTGCTAAAATTCAAACGGTGCTGCGAAGATTAGGGAAGTCTTCAATGTCTGAAACGTTGTCATACAAGGATTTAACGATATCTTTAACAAATCGTAGAGTGACTGTTGGGCAGGAGATTATTTGTCCAAGTCCTATTCTATACGATATTCTTGTCTATTTACTTAAAAATAAAAACCATCCTGTTTCACGTGAAGAATTAGCGAAAGAAGTTTGGCAACATGAAGACGTTTCTGATTCTGACAAAAACAAAATTGATGTGGCGATTAAACGATTACGTGAGATTTTGCCAGCTAAATATATACAAACTGTACGCGGGGTAGGATATATCATTGAAGATTAG
- a CDS encoding DUF4311 domain-containing protein produces MSDFIVGRLPEDTLHNPKKMAIAGAIIGAIVVTFLNSTASAIPESLQAIALKVLVPAANLLINPVMLVIFWLAALDAGKRSGMWGTIFGGVAHLIMGNAVPGVVLGILIGKGVDENGWNKVTKTLLSSVIILFVFSAFFRGFDINFIRGFNLDVPNWLINLHKMLGLEVK; encoded by the coding sequence ATGTCTGATTTCATAGTAGGCAGATTACCAGAAGATACTCTACATAATCCAAAGAAAATGGCAATAGCAGGTGCAATTATCGGTGCAATTGTTGTGACGTTTTTAAACTCAACTGCTTCAGCGATACCTGAATCACTTCAAGCAATTGCTTTAAAAGTACTGGTTCCAGCGGCGAATTTATTAATCAATCCTGTCATGCTTGTTATTTTCTGGTTAGCGGCATTAGATGCTGGTAAGCGATCAGGAATGTGGGGAACGATCTTTGGTGGAGTTGCACATCTTATAATGGGAAACGCTGTACCTGGTGTGGTTCTTGGTATTTTAATTGGTAAAGGTGTAGACGAAAATGGGTGGAATAAAGTGACAAAAACTCTATTATCATCAGTAATTATATTATTTGTCTTTAGTGCCTTCTTCCGAGGATTTGATATTAATTTTATAAGAGGCTTTAATTTAGACGTTCCTAACTGGTTAATTAATCTTCATAAAATGCTTGGACTAGAGGTGAAATAG
- a CDS encoding DUF4310 family protein → MGTELINKKELNFQKNFWYADWSFPLFVALLSAGVFAGTHMYYVYKIGAFNDVAIVAMLQVGIEGAGYGAAAAFGASFLFARVLEGSLVGILDIGGAIQTGIGIGVPALLLGAGITAPIESFVLSLITGTILGLVIGYAIIGIRKFTVKQSNSTFGADVMMGAGNTSGRFLGPLIIISACSASIPIGFGSIIGAAIFYAWKKPVAGGAILGAMILGAFFPIGIQ, encoded by the coding sequence ATGGGTACAGAATTAATAAATAAAAAAGAATTAAATTTTCAAAAGAATTTTTGGTACGCAGATTGGTCATTTCCATTATTTGTCGCACTTCTATCTGCAGGCGTATTTGCTGGGACACATATGTATTATGTTTATAAAATCGGTGCATTTAATGATGTTGCAATTGTTGCAATGCTACAAGTTGGTATTGAAGGAGCAGGATATGGTGCAGCGGCTGCATTTGGAGCCAGCTTCTTATTTGCACGTGTGCTAGAAGGCTCACTTGTCGGAATTTTAGATATTGGTGGAGCCATTCAGACAGGAATTGGAATTGGTGTACCAGCACTACTTTTAGGGGCAGGTATTACAGCACCTATTGAATCATTTGTTCTTTCATTAATAACAGGTACAATCCTAGGGCTTGTTATTGGTTATGCCATTATTGGAATACGAAAGTTTACAGTGAAGCAATCCAATTCAACATTTGGTGCAGATGTCATGATGGGTGCTGGAAATACATCGGGACGATTTTTAGGCCCGTTAATTATTATTTCAGCTTGTTCTGCCTCGATACCTATTGGTTTTGGATCGATAATTGGTGCAGCTATTTTTTATGCTTGGAAAAAGCCAGTTGCTGGTGGAGCGATTTTAGGTGCTATGATATTGGGGGCGTTTTTTCCGATAGGTATACAGTGA
- a CDS encoding nucleotide pyrophosphohydrolase, with the protein MKELIKKITEFRDERGWAEYHNEKDLAISISLEANELLENFQWKTSEDAVTESMQNIKEEMADVFIYLLQLADKLNIDLEEEAFKKMEKNAIKYPAKK; encoded by the coding sequence ATGAAAGAGTTAATAAAAAAAATTACTGAGTTTAGAGATGAGCGAGGTTGGGCCGAATACCATAACGAAAAAGATTTAGCAATTTCTATTTCATTAGAAGCGAATGAACTTTTAGAAAATTTCCAATGGAAAACTAGTGAAGATGCCGTTACTGAATCTATGCAAAATATTAAAGAAGAGATGGCAGATGTATTTATATATTTACTTCAGTTAGCGGATAAATTAAATATTGACTTGGAAGAGGAAGCATTTAAGAAAATGGAGAAGAATGCTATAAAATATCCAGCGAAAAAATAA
- a CDS encoding DEAD/DEAH box helicase: MVNFIQKLQESLHKGFIDQKHNNNGNFAPKLLVNNTKNNENVLSTLLEELDNCKTFYFSVAFITESGLAMLKSHLLDLKRKGVSGRILTSTYLSFNQPKIFRELMKISNVEVRLTNLEGFHSKGYIFNNDTHYSLIVGSSNLTANALKVNYEWNIKLTSHEDGEIVRHFKEQFEEVWEKAHPLNFEWIENYETVYTQLVENKVFDQISDFPVSYQTNPIEEALKVVPNKMQQAALAEIKAVREAGKDKGLIISATGTGKTYLSAFDVRSYMPKKMLFIVHREQILQKAKSDYIKVLGGSEEDFGILSGTNKQKDAKYLFATIQTISKDETLQQFDPEEFDYILIDEVHKAGAQSYQKVINYFKAKFLMGMTATPERTDDFNIYELFDYNIAYEIRLQEALEEDMLCPFHYFGVTDLELDGETIDDATILSKLVTDERVNHLIDKIEYYGYSGEKVKGLIFCSRKEEAEKLSIALNQKGYNTFALTGDHSQEERASKVEQLENGNLEYIITVDIFNEGIDIPCVNQVVMLRQTQSSIIFIQQLGRGLRKHGSKEFVTIIDFIGNYRNNYLIPIALSGDKSLNKDSIRRNMKGSSYIKGVSSINFEEIAKKLIFSSINNSNLTELKKLREAFVELKNRIGRTPFLNDFITNNSIDPNVIVNKYPNYQQFLLKLKEDVPLLSDYEDKVLTFLSLEILNGKRKHEIILLELLLNDGIVKMNDYIDHLKENNCAIDDSAINSVKGIFDLSFFTISFTSKYGEIPIVILDENNNFRFNSSIVESLQTRYHFKKMVWDVINTSKEKSIKYQSDVPLTLYEKYTRKDACRLLNWSNDESSTMYGYKTKYNTCPIFVTYHKHEEVESSVAYGDEFINQEVLNWFTRSNRSLESEEVKKIINAKENNIDIHIFVKKDNDEGGDFYYLGKSLPDKSTVKQSTMLDKNGKELPVVQMNMIMENSIESKLYYYIISGENDEV, translated from the coding sequence ATGGTGAATTTCATTCAAAAACTTCAAGAGTCTTTACACAAAGGGTTTATAGATCAAAAGCATAATAATAACGGAAACTTTGCTCCGAAATTACTAGTCAATAATACAAAAAATAATGAAAATGTATTATCTACTCTATTAGAAGAACTTGATAATTGTAAGACTTTTTATTTTTCTGTTGCTTTTATAACCGAAAGTGGACTTGCTATGCTTAAGTCCCATTTACTTGACCTTAAGCGTAAAGGTGTAAGTGGTCGCATTTTAACTTCAACTTATTTAAGTTTTAATCAGCCTAAAATTTTTAGAGAGTTAATGAAGATTTCGAATGTTGAAGTTCGATTAACGAATTTAGAGGGATTTCATTCAAAGGGGTATATCTTTAATAATGACACTCATTACTCACTAATTGTTGGGAGTTCCAACTTAACTGCCAATGCCTTAAAAGTAAATTATGAATGGAATATTAAGCTTACTTCACATGAAGATGGTGAAATTGTTCGTCATTTTAAAGAACAATTTGAAGAAGTATGGGAAAAAGCTCATCCATTAAACTTTGAGTGGATTGAAAATTATGAAACGGTTTATACACAGTTAGTAGAAAATAAAGTATTTGATCAAATTTCCGATTTCCCAGTTTCATATCAAACTAATCCAATAGAAGAAGCGTTAAAAGTTGTGCCAAATAAAATGCAACAGGCAGCATTAGCAGAAATTAAAGCAGTTCGTGAGGCTGGAAAAGATAAGGGACTAATTATTTCAGCCACAGGGACAGGGAAAACTTATCTTTCAGCATTTGATGTTAGAAGTTATATGCCGAAAAAAATGTTATTTATCGTTCATCGTGAGCAAATTTTACAGAAGGCTAAGTCAGATTATATAAAAGTACTTGGTGGAAGTGAAGAGGATTTTGGTATTTTATCAGGCACAAATAAACAAAAAGATGCTAAGTATTTATTTGCTACAATTCAAACAATCTCTAAAGATGAAACATTACAACAATTTGATCCTGAAGAGTTTGATTATATTTTAATAGATGAAGTTCATAAAGCAGGAGCTCAATCATATCAAAAAGTTATCAATTATTTTAAAGCGAAGTTTTTAATGGGGATGACTGCAACACCTGAGCGAACTGATGATTTCAATATATATGAACTATTTGATTACAATATTGCATATGAAATCCGTTTACAAGAAGCTCTTGAGGAAGATATGCTTTGTCCGTTCCATTACTTTGGAGTGACTGATCTTGAGTTGGATGGAGAAACAATAGATGATGCTACAATATTATCAAAGTTAGTAACAGATGAACGTGTAAACCATTTAATTGATAAAATCGAGTATTATGGTTATTCAGGAGAGAAAGTAAAAGGTCTAATTTTCTGTAGCAGAAAAGAAGAGGCTGAAAAGTTATCAATTGCATTGAACCAAAAAGGTTATAATACTTTTGCTTTAACAGGGGATCATTCACAAGAAGAAAGGGCAAGTAAAGTAGAACAATTAGAAAATGGTAACTTAGAATATATCATTACTGTTGATATCTTTAATGAAGGTATCGATATTCCATGTGTTAATCAAGTAGTAATGTTAAGACAAACACAATCAAGCATTATATTTATCCAGCAACTAGGTCGAGGATTACGTAAACATGGTTCAAAAGAATTTGTTACGATTATAGATTTTATCGGTAACTACCGAAATAATTATTTAATTCCGATTGCACTTTCTGGAGACAAATCATTAAACAAAGATAGTATTCGAAGAAATATGAAGGGTTCAAGCTATATTAAAGGTGTGTCTTCTATTAATTTTGAAGAAATAGCTAAGAAGTTAATATTTAGTTCAATTAATAATAGTAATCTAACAGAGTTGAAAAAACTTCGAGAGGCATTTGTTGAACTTAAAAATAGAATTGGAAGAACTCCATTTTTAAATGATTTTATAACTAACAATTCAATTGATCCCAATGTAATTGTAAATAAGTATCCGAACTATCAACAATTTTTATTGAAACTTAAAGAAGATGTTCCATTATTAAGTGATTATGAAGATAAAGTTTTAACATTCCTTTCTTTAGAAATATTAAATGGTAAACGAAAGCATGAAATAATTCTTTTGGAGTTACTTTTAAACGATGGAATAGTAAAGATGAATGATTATATAGATCATTTAAAAGAAAACAATTGTGCAATTGATGATTCAGCGATAAATTCTGTTAAAGGAATATTTGATTTGTCATTCTTTACAATATCATTTACAAGCAAATATGGCGAAATACCAATTGTAATACTAGATGAAAATAACAATTTTAGATTTAATAGTTCGATTGTAGAAAGTTTACAAACTAGATATCACTTTAAGAAAATGGTTTGGGATGTAATTAACACATCTAAAGAAAAGAGTATTAAGTATCAATCAGATGTACCACTTACACTGTATGAAAAATACACAAGAAAAGATGCATGCAGATTATTAAATTGGTCCAATGACGAAAGTTCAACAATGTATGGCTACAAAACAAAATATAATACTTGTCCAATATTTGTAACATATCATAAACATGAAGAAGTAGAGTCAAGTGTGGCATATGGTGATGAATTTATAAATCAGGAAGTCTTAAATTGGTTTACAAGAAGTAATCGTTCATTAGAATCAGAAGAAGTTAAAAAAATAATAAATGCTAAAGAAAATAATATTGATATCCATATCTTTGTGAAAAAGGATAATGATGAAGGTGGAGATTTCTACTACCTTGGAAAATCACTTCCTGATAAAAGTACTGTTAAGCAATCGACCATGTTAGATAAAAATGGTAAAGAACTTCCGGTTGTACAGATGAATATGATCATGGAAAATAGTATCGAAAGTAAGTTGTACTATTATATTATCAGTGGAGAAAATGATGAAGTTTGA